Proteins encoded within one genomic window of Legionella sp. PC997:
- a CDS encoding S41 family peptidase, with amino-acid sequence MLIRKLYPCTLAIVYAFTLMLPLTSFAEDEANTDTSTTSSSTNKAVPLEDVQRFSNAIGEIKKYYVKPVKDKELFDNAIRGMLSGLDPHSSYLDEEEFKDLQTSTSGEFGGLGLEVTMEDGVVKVVTPLVDTPAFKAGIKSGDYIIKLGKESVQGLSLKDAVNLMRGKAGSTIQLTILRKGVNKALTFDLIREIILIKSVQSKIIAPGYGYIRLTQFQALTGKDMLLAIERLKQQSGGNLKGLILDLRNNPGGLLDSAIQVSDAFLGKDKSGKPETIVSTKGRLPGSDFTALSKGVDVLQNAPMVVLINNGSASAAEIVAGALKDNKRAVVLGTTSFGKGSVQTVLPLDEKTGIKLTTALYYTPSGTSIQAQGIVPDIVVNEVEIPKAAAKPVDPTGYSEANLNKHLINKNNQETTAKNFKAQMDELMHNDYQLYAALTVLEGMALANR; translated from the coding sequence ATGTTGATAAGAAAACTATATCCATGCACGCTTGCGATAGTATACGCGTTTACTCTTATGTTGCCTCTCACAAGCTTTGCAGAGGATGAGGCTAATACAGATACGTCTACAACCTCAAGCTCTACGAATAAAGCGGTTCCTTTAGAAGATGTTCAACGGTTTTCCAATGCTATTGGTGAAATTAAAAAATATTATGTCAAACCTGTCAAGGATAAAGAACTCTTTGATAATGCCATTCGCGGTATGCTCAGTGGACTTGATCCTCACTCCAGTTACCTAGATGAAGAAGAGTTTAAAGACCTCCAAACATCAACCAGTGGTGAATTTGGTGGTTTAGGTTTGGAAGTTACTATGGAAGATGGAGTGGTTAAAGTAGTTACTCCTCTCGTTGATACGCCAGCCTTTAAAGCAGGAATCAAATCTGGTGACTACATTATTAAATTGGGAAAAGAATCCGTTCAGGGTCTTTCACTTAAAGATGCAGTCAACCTAATGCGTGGTAAAGCTGGAAGCACTATTCAGTTGACTATATTACGCAAAGGGGTTAATAAAGCGCTTACTTTTGATTTAATCCGAGAAATTATCCTCATTAAAAGTGTACAAAGCAAAATAATTGCCCCCGGATATGGTTATATTCGTTTAACCCAATTCCAAGCATTAACTGGAAAAGATATGTTGCTTGCTATCGAAAGGCTAAAACAACAATCTGGTGGAAATTTAAAAGGTTTAATTCTGGATTTACGTAACAACCCAGGAGGACTTCTTGATTCAGCAATACAAGTCTCTGATGCATTCCTTGGTAAAGATAAATCAGGCAAACCAGAAACAATCGTCTCTACTAAAGGGCGTTTACCTGGTTCAGATTTTACCGCTCTCTCCAAAGGAGTAGATGTCTTACAAAATGCACCTATGGTTGTATTAATCAATAATGGCTCTGCATCTGCAGCTGAAATTGTAGCTGGCGCACTAAAAGATAATAAACGAGCTGTTGTTCTTGGCACAACAAGTTTTGGTAAAGGCTCCGTACAAACTGTATTGCCTCTAGATGAAAAAACAGGGATCAAGTTAACTACCGCTTTGTACTACACTCCATCAGGAACTTCTATTCAAGCTCAAGGAATTGTACCTGATATAGTAGTCAATGAAGTAGAAATTCCTAAAGCGGCTGCGAAACCTGTTGATCCTACAGGATATAGTGAAGCTAATCTTAATAAACACTTAATCAACAAAAATAATCAAGAAACTACAGCTAAGAATTTCAAAGCCCAAATGGATGAGCTCATGCATAATGATTATCAACTTTATGCTGCTTTGACGGTTTTGGAGGGTATGGCTTTAGCTAATAGATAA
- a CDS encoding isoprenyl transferase yields the protein MEQKIPQHVAIIMDGNGRWAESRGLPRIEGHKAGVESVKKMIRCCMTKGIPCLSLFAFSSENWSRPVEEVNFLMELFLESLRKELPELDQHGIHLRFTGDRDLLSPVLQKQMREAEFLTAKNEQLILNVVVNYGGKWDLVNAAKKITKAVLNGELNVDDINETCFAQYLDTVGLPDPDLFIRTSGELRISNFFLWQLAYTELYFTEIHWPDFGEHEFELALAAFNKRKRRFGQIS from the coding sequence TTGGAACAAAAAATTCCTCAGCATGTTGCCATTATTATGGATGGAAACGGTCGTTGGGCTGAAAGTCGAGGGTTACCGCGTATAGAAGGTCATAAAGCGGGTGTTGAATCAGTAAAGAAAATGATTCGTTGTTGTATGACTAAAGGTATTCCTTGTCTTAGTTTATTTGCTTTTAGTTCAGAAAATTGGTCTCGGCCTGTTGAAGAAGTTAATTTTTTAATGGAATTGTTTCTCGAGTCATTAAGAAAGGAACTTCCTGAACTGGATCAACACGGGATTCACTTACGATTTACTGGGGACCGAGATTTACTTTCACCAGTATTGCAAAAACAAATGCGGGAAGCAGAATTTTTGACCGCAAAAAATGAACAATTAATTCTTAATGTGGTTGTTAATTATGGTGGTAAGTGGGATTTGGTAAATGCCGCAAAAAAAATAACCAAAGCGGTTTTAAATGGTGAATTGAACGTTGATGATATAAATGAAACCTGTTTTGCTCAGTATCTAGACACAGTAGGATTACCTGATCCGGATTTATTTATTCGTACCAGCGGTGAGTTACGAATTAGTAATTTTTTCCTTTGGCAGCTTGCCTATACAGAGCTTTATTTTACTGAAATACATTGGCCAGATTTTGGTGAGCATGAATTTGAATTGGCCTTGGCTGCCTTTAATAAAAGAAAAAGAAGATTTGGGCAAATTTCCTAA
- a CDS encoding branched-chain amino acid ABC transporter substrate-binding protein — protein MRHFLSKFYTVLGTFFLSLMTASFCNATSDLSNSTDKPKMTINVGIYAPFSEKSAFIGRNMLGAMEIARDQLKSSEINYEFYTLDKMTNNANAAKTLQKFIDAHHINVIMTEGTESGALVAPLAKKNKLIHFCLTESSEITDGKNNFQAQSPNHKQAAVLTKSMKPEFIAQFKQEYLSHPISEAGYAFDVFHLIHNSALLAMKTHSDFSSQAMATHLLAIKPGTGVMGVFHLDKNGISYQKKTLIA, from the coding sequence ATGAGACATTTTTTATCAAAATTTTATACTGTATTAGGGACTTTCTTTCTGTCGCTAATGACTGCGAGTTTTTGTAACGCCACATCTGATCTAAGTAATTCTACAGATAAACCTAAAATGACAATTAATGTGGGTATTTATGCCCCTTTTTCTGAGAAATCTGCTTTTATTGGTAGAAATATGTTAGGAGCAATGGAAATTGCACGAGACCAATTAAAGTCCTCCGAGATTAATTATGAGTTTTATACCCTGGATAAAATGACAAATAATGCCAATGCAGCAAAAACATTGCAAAAATTTATTGATGCACACCACATCAATGTAATTATGACTGAAGGAACAGAGAGTGGAGCTTTAGTTGCACCTTTGGCGAAAAAAAATAAACTCATTCATTTTTGTCTCACGGAGAGTTCTGAGATTACAGATGGAAAAAATAATTTTCAAGCCCAAAGTCCTAATCATAAGCAAGCCGCTGTTTTAACCAAATCAATGAAACCTGAATTTATCGCACAATTTAAACAAGAATATCTTAGCCATCCTATCAGTGAAGCTGGCTATGCTTTTGATGTATTCCATTTAATTCATAATAGTGCATTGCTTGCGATGAAAACCCATTCGGATTTTTCTAGCCAAGCAATGGCAACACATCTGTTAGCTATTAAGCCAGGAACCGGAGTCATGGGAGTATTTCACTTAGACAAAAATGGTATTTCTTATCAGAAGAAGACGCTTATTGCCTAA
- the gpmI gene encoding 2,3-bisphosphoglycerate-independent phosphoglycerate mutase produces MQKKATLLLMILDGWGYNENNKYNAIAQANTPQWDEWWKNCPHILVQASGFAVGLPDAQMGNSEVGHMHIGAGRVIQQDFTRINESINHGEFAKNPVFHEVIPTLQKTGKSLHLMGLFSPGGVHSHEHHLFALLDLCAQLKFTSVYLHLFLDGRDTPPQSALQSLERLKTKLKIHPVARICSISGRYYAMDRDNRWERLEPVYTLLTQGNSEHHFEDAETAIKSYYQQNLSDEFIPPTLIGEKKVIEDGDTVLFFNFRADRARQLTTAFIDPTFKKFNRAVQPQLSYFVSMTQYDKNLPTTQVFPPIPLNNTLGEVLSAHGLSQLRIAETEKYAHVTFFFNGGNENIFTNEERILIPSPQVATYDLQPEMSAPQLTDRLVEAINSQDYDVIICNYANADMVGHSGDFNATIRAIECLDQCMSKVWQALARQGGKLLITADHGNAEEMFDETTHQAHTAHTSDPVPLVYVGGNWHFTQSEGNLIDIAPTILGLLGITPPAEMTGHQLLEKNTHE; encoded by the coding sequence ATGCAAAAAAAAGCAACCTTGTTGCTCATGATCTTAGATGGCTGGGGGTATAACGAAAATAATAAATATAATGCGATTGCCCAAGCCAACACACCACAATGGGACGAATGGTGGAAAAATTGCCCTCATATTCTTGTGCAAGCATCCGGATTTGCAGTAGGTTTACCTGATGCGCAAATGGGCAATTCCGAAGTTGGACACATGCATATTGGCGCAGGCAGAGTGATACAACAAGATTTCACACGAATCAATGAGAGTATAAATCATGGAGAGTTCGCCAAAAATCCTGTTTTTCACGAGGTAATTCCAACATTACAAAAAACCGGGAAATCATTGCATCTTATGGGATTATTTTCTCCAGGGGGAGTCCACAGCCATGAACACCATCTGTTTGCCTTGCTCGACTTATGTGCTCAGCTAAAATTTACTTCCGTTTATTTACATTTATTTTTAGATGGACGAGATACGCCCCCCCAAAGTGCATTACAAAGTTTAGAGCGCCTCAAAACAAAGTTAAAAATACATCCGGTAGCTCGAATATGCTCGATTAGTGGACGCTACTATGCGATGGACAGAGACAACCGCTGGGAAAGGTTAGAGCCCGTCTATACTTTATTAACTCAAGGCAACAGCGAACATCATTTTGAGGATGCAGAAACAGCAATAAAGTCTTATTATCAACAAAATCTTTCGGATGAGTTCATCCCCCCTACTCTTATTGGAGAGAAAAAAGTAATTGAAGATGGTGATACCGTCTTATTTTTTAATTTCCGTGCCGACAGAGCTCGACAATTAACCACCGCTTTTATTGATCCAACGTTTAAAAAATTTAATCGAGCAGTGCAACCCCAATTATCCTATTTTGTCAGTATGACTCAATACGATAAAAATTTACCAACTACCCAAGTCTTTCCTCCTATTCCTTTAAATAATACTTTAGGAGAAGTGCTTTCGGCTCATGGCCTAAGTCAATTACGCATTGCAGAAACGGAAAAATATGCTCACGTAACTTTTTTCTTTAACGGTGGAAATGAGAATATTTTTACTAATGAAGAACGGATTTTAATTCCCTCTCCTCAAGTCGCTACCTATGACTTGCAACCTGAAATGAGCGCCCCTCAATTGACAGATCGTTTGGTAGAGGCAATTAATAGCCAGGATTATGATGTGATTATTTGCAACTACGCCAATGCGGACATGGTAGGACATAGCGGAGATTTTAATGCCACAATTCGTGCAATCGAATGTCTTGATCAATGCATGAGTAAAGTTTGGCAGGCACTAGCTCGGCAAGGAGGAAAATTACTCATTACGGCTGATCATGGCAATGCCGAGGAGATGTTTGACGAAACAACACATCAAGCACATACAGCTCATACGAGTGATCCAGTCCCATTAGTATACGTGGGAGGTAATTGGCATTTTACTCAAAGTGAAGGAAACTTGATTGATATCGCCCCAACTATTTTGGGCTTGCTAGGTATTACTCCCCCGGCAGAAATGACAGGTCATCAATTGTTAGAAAAAAATACTCATGAATAA
- a CDS encoding murein hydrolase activator EnvC: MKNYSQEIGHTSSFSEHRTTYFTGLFFSILLCFGGYAKSASTVVQTQNKLKQLDAQINSLQKTLNSAHDKQGLLNKELSETEKQIGTGIHKLRSIQEDIKNKENKIADLQEQVNQLNQQLITQQQLLAKHVRARYQMGEYQPLKLLLNQDDPNRVSRTLTYYQYIVKSRQQLIEKIDKTRASLSESKEQLRTELIANKQLKTELTQHQEELQQNKSYHTALIKSLNNEIQDKQNTLREVRRNKENLARLLKSLATQQSITPASTPFNQMRKKLPLPIHSQSHSLRKMNQGVTFFAEEGAVVTAVYPGKIVFSDWLKGYGLLLIIDHGQGFMTLYAHNQSLFKSKGQYVRQNEQIASVGHSGGIKQNGLYFEIRLRGKAIPPLNWLS; encoded by the coding sequence ATGAAGAACTATTCTCAAGAAATAGGCCACACGAGTTCTTTTTCGGAACATAGAACAACTTATTTTACTGGATTATTCTTTAGTATATTGCTTTGCTTCGGGGGATATGCCAAATCCGCATCAACTGTAGTTCAAACACAAAATAAATTAAAACAATTAGATGCGCAAATAAACAGTCTTCAAAAAACATTGAACTCAGCGCATGATAAACAAGGTCTTTTAAATAAGGAATTGTCTGAAACCGAAAAGCAAATTGGTACAGGGATTCATAAATTACGCTCGATCCAAGAGGATATAAAAAATAAAGAAAATAAAATCGCCGACCTACAAGAACAAGTAAATCAATTAAATCAACAGCTAATTACTCAACAGCAATTATTAGCCAAACATGTACGTGCCCGTTACCAAATGGGGGAATACCAACCACTTAAATTGCTTCTGAATCAGGATGATCCCAATAGAGTCAGTCGAACATTAACTTATTATCAATACATCGTTAAATCACGGCAACAACTTATCGAGAAAATTGATAAAACACGCGCGAGTCTTAGTGAGAGTAAAGAACAACTCAGAACAGAGCTTATAGCCAATAAACAATTAAAAACAGAACTTACTCAACATCAGGAGGAGCTACAACAAAATAAAAGTTATCATACGGCTTTAATTAAATCATTAAATAATGAAATTCAAGATAAACAAAACACTTTACGGGAGGTACGAAGAAATAAAGAAAATTTGGCACGTTTACTCAAATCATTAGCCACCCAGCAAAGTATTACCCCTGCAAGCACACCTTTTAATCAAATGCGCAAAAAATTGCCGCTACCAATCCACAGCCAGAGCCACTCTCTGCGAAAAATGAACCAAGGAGTGACATTTTTTGCCGAAGAAGGCGCTGTAGTCACTGCTGTTTATCCAGGTAAAATAGTGTTCAGTGACTGGCTTAAAGGCTATGGTTTACTTCTTATCATTGATCACGGACAAGGCTTTATGACCTTGTATGCTCATAACCAATCCCTATTCAAAAGCAAGGGCCAGTATGTACGTCAAAATGAACAAATAGCGAGTGTTGGTCATAGCGGCGGAATTAAACAAAACGGTCTATACTTTGAAATAAGACTAAGGGGAAAAGCTATTCCACCACTTAACTGGTTGTCTTAG